The following are from one region of the Fusarium verticillioides 7600 chromosome 1, whole genome shotgun sequence genome:
- a CDS encoding cyclin B has protein sequence MPPQVRATRTRLAGNENDENSGTTRLTRAQAAALKVDELSLPAKAALQTKKSTVNGTAASNTRKRAALGDVSNVGKVDGVAGKKAKGLVSKAAQPTGIEKKTARPTTRTALGSKPTNSKTQSGSGTINKRKVGTDAASTKIKAPVNENEHPSKKQHLISEERERSETPVEAEVQKPEVSLDKAEVQDAPFEYPPGVKDLDSEDLEDPLMVAEYANEIFDYLRDLEVKSIPNPEYMSHQDELEWKTRGILVDWLVEVHTRFHLLPETLFLAVNLIDRFLSEKVVQLDRLQLVGITAMFIASKYEEVLSPHVENFKRIADDGFTEAEILSAERFILSTLNYDLSYPNPMNFLRRVSKADNYDIQSRTIGKYLMEIGLLDHRFMPYRPSHIAAAAMYLARLMLDRGEWDETLSYYAGYTEDEIEHVVQLMVDYLARPVTHEAFFKKYASKKFLKASILARQWAKKNAGLFGVHDVHLSLDELS, from the exons ATGCCTCCA CAGGTTCGGGCCACTCGTACGCGCCTCGCCGGCAACGAGAACGACGAGAACAGCGGCACGACGCGTCTTACAAGAGCCCAAGCTGCCgctctcaaggttgatgagctATCACTGCCTGCTAAGGCTGCCCTGCAAACAAAGAAATCCACAGTCAACGGTACCGCCGCCAGTAACACGCGGAAACGCGCTGCATTGGGCGATGTCAGTAATGTAGGAAAGgtcgatggtgttgctggaaagaaggccaagggaTTGGTCTCCAAGGCTGCTCAACCCACCGGTATCGAGAAAAAGACTGCGCGTCCTACCACAAGAACTGCTCTCGGCTCGAAGCctaccaactccaagacacAGTCCGGTTCCGGCACCATTAACAAGCGAAAGGTTGGAACAGATGCCGCCAGCACCAAGATAAAAGCTCCCGTCAACGAGAATGAGCATCCCTCCAAAAAGCAGCATCTTATTTCTGAGGAACGTGAACGATCAGAGACAcctgttgaggctgaagtcCAGAAGCCTGAGGTCTCTCTAGACAAGGCAGAGGTACAAGATGCACCTTTCGAGTACCCTCCTGGCGTCAAGGACTTGGATAGCGAGGATCTAGAAGATCCTCTCATGGTTGCCGAGTATGCCAATGAGATCTTTGACTACTTGCGCGATCTTGAGGTCAAGTCGATTCCCAATCCTGAATATATGTCTCATCAGGACGAGCTCGAATGGAAGACGCGCGGTATCTTGGTCGACTGGCTCGTTGAGGTTCATACCCGTTTCCATCTACTTCCCGAAACCCTATTCCTCGCCGTCAATCTTATCGATCGCTTCCTATCAGAAAAGGTGGTTCAGCTTGACCGTCTCCAACTTGTTGGTATCACTGCCATGTTCATCGCTTCCAAATACGAGGAGGTCCTCTCTCCCCACGTCGAGAACTTCAAGCGCATTGCCGACGATGGTTttactgaggctgagattCTGAGTGCTGAGCGATTTATCCTGAGCACTCTCAATTACGATCTCAGCTACCCCAACCCGATGAACTTCCTCCGCCGTGTCTCCAAGGCAGACAATTACGATATCCAGTCTCGAACCATTGGAAAGTACCTGATGGAGATTGGCCTGCTGGATCATCGATTCATGCCCTACCGACCTAGTCacattgctgctgctgccatgtATTTAGCGCGACTGATGCTTGACCGGGGCGAATGG GACGAGACTCTTTCTTACTACGCTGGTTACACTGAGGACGAGATCGAGCATGTCGTTCAGCTCATGGTCGACTACCTCGCTCGCCCTGTCACTCATGAAGCATTTTTCAAGAAGTATGCTAgcaagaagttcttgaagg CTTCGATTCTTGCACGCCAATgggcaaagaagaatgcTGGCCTATTCGGCGTCCACGACGTTCATCTGAGCCTCGATGAGCTATCATAG
- a CDS encoding casein kinase II subunit beta-2, protein MMDDYVSESDSDYTSYWRDWFISSRGNEYFCEIDEDYLTDRFNLTGLNTEVQYYQYALDLVTDVFDLECDDEMREAIEKSARHLYGLVHARYIVTTRGLTKMLDKYKKAEFGKCPRVMCHSHPLLPMGLSDVPNMKPVKLYCARCEDIYNPKSSRHAAIDGAYFGTSFHNILFQVYPALIPTKSVERYVPRVYGFKVHASAALIRWQSAKRDEMRRRLRKLEIDTGFRDEMEDEEEDDEELEFEGIDGRMAVVEGL, encoded by the exons ATGATGGATGACTACGTGAGCGAGTCGGATAGCGACTATACAAGTTATTGGCGAGACTGG ttcatctcatcgaggGGTAACGAGTACTTTTGCGAAATCGACGAGGACTACCTTACGGATAGGTTCAACTTGACAGGCCTTAATACTGAAGTCCAGTACTATCAGTATGCGCTAGATCTCGTCAccgatgtctttgatctcgagTGCGACGATGAGATGCGCGAGGCCATCGAGAAGTCTGCGAGGCACCTTTATGGTCTTGTGCACGCCCGTTACATCGTTACAACAAGAGGGCTTACAAAAATG CTTGACAAGTATAAGAAGGCCGAGTTTGGGAAATGCCCTCGTGTCATGTGCCACTCCCATCCCCTCCTCCCCATGGGCCTCTCTGATGTGCCCAACATGAAACCCGTTAAGCTATACTGCGCTCGCTGCGAGGATATCTACAACCCTAAGTCCTCAAGACACGCCGCTATCGACGGCGCCTACTTCGGCACATCTTTCCACAACATCCTTTTCCAGGTGTATCCCGCCCTCATCCCAACCAAGAGCGTGGAACGCTACGTTCCTCGCGTGTACGGATTCAAAGTGCATGCTTCGGCTGCTTTGATTCGCTGGCAGAGCGCCAAGCGCGACGAAATGCGCCGTCGGCTTCGCAAGCTTGAGATCGACACTGGCTTCcgtgatgagatggaggacgaagaagaagacgacgaggagcTTGAATTCGAAGGTATAGATGGCCGTATGGCTGTTGTGGAAGGCCTTTAG
- a CDS encoding cyclin B — MPPVRATRTRLAGNENDENSGTTRLTRAQAAALKVDELSLPAKAALQTKKSTVNGTAASNTRKRAALGDVSNVGKVDGVAGKKAKGLVSKAAQPTGIEKKTARPTTRTALGSKPTNSKTQSGSGTINKRKVGTDAASTKIKAPVNENEHPSKKQHLISEERERSETPVEAEVQKPEVSLDKAEVQDAPFEYPPGVKDLDSEDLEDPLMVAEYANEIFDYLRDLEVKSIPNPEYMSHQDELEWKTRGILVDWLVEVHTRFHLLPETLFLAVNLIDRFLSEKVVQLDRLQLVGITAMFIASKYEEVLSPHVENFKRIADDGFTEAEILSAERFILSTLNYDLSYPNPMNFLRRVSKADNYDIQSRTIGKYLMEIGLLDHRFMPYRPSHIAAAAMYLARLMLDRGEWDETLSYYAGYTEDEIEHVVQLMVDYLARPVTHEAFFKKYASKKFLKASILARQWAKKNAGLFGVHDVHLSLDELS, encoded by the exons ATGCCTCCA GTTCGGGCCACTCGTACGCGCCTCGCCGGCAACGAGAACGACGAGAACAGCGGCACGACGCGTCTTACAAGAGCCCAAGCTGCCgctctcaaggttgatgagctATCACTGCCTGCTAAGGCTGCCCTGCAAACAAAGAAATCCACAGTCAACGGTACCGCCGCCAGTAACACGCGGAAACGCGCTGCATTGGGCGATGTCAGTAATGTAGGAAAGgtcgatggtgttgctggaaagaaggccaagggaTTGGTCTCCAAGGCTGCTCAACCCACCGGTATCGAGAAAAAGACTGCGCGTCCTACCACAAGAACTGCTCTCGGCTCGAAGCctaccaactccaagacacAGTCCGGTTCCGGCACCATTAACAAGCGAAAGGTTGGAACAGATGCCGCCAGCACCAAGATAAAAGCTCCCGTCAACGAGAATGAGCATCCCTCCAAAAAGCAGCATCTTATTTCTGAGGAACGTGAACGATCAGAGACAcctgttgaggctgaagtcCAGAAGCCTGAGGTCTCTCTAGACAAGGCAGAGGTACAAGATGCACCTTTCGAGTACCCTCCTGGCGTCAAGGACTTGGATAGCGAGGATCTAGAAGATCCTCTCATGGTTGCCGAGTATGCCAATGAGATCTTTGACTACTTGCGCGATCTTGAGGTCAAGTCGATTCCCAATCCTGAATATATGTCTCATCAGGACGAGCTCGAATGGAAGACGCGCGGTATCTTGGTCGACTGGCTCGTTGAGGTTCATACCCGTTTCCATCTACTTCCCGAAACCCTATTCCTCGCCGTCAATCTTATCGATCGCTTCCTATCAGAAAAGGTGGTTCAGCTTGACCGTCTCCAACTTGTTGGTATCACTGCCATGTTCATCGCTTCCAAATACGAGGAGGTCCTCTCTCCCCACGTCGAGAACTTCAAGCGCATTGCCGACGATGGTTttactgaggctgagattCTGAGTGCTGAGCGATTTATCCTGAGCACTCTCAATTACGATCTCAGCTACCCCAACCCGATGAACTTCCTCCGCCGTGTCTCCAAGGCAGACAATTACGATATCCAGTCTCGAACCATTGGAAAGTACCTGATGGAGATTGGCCTGCTGGATCATCGATTCATGCCCTACCGACCTAGTCacattgctgctgctgccatgtATTTAGCGCGACTGATGCTTGACCGGGGCGAATGG GACGAGACTCTTTCTTACTACGCTGGTTACACTGAGGACGAGATCGAGCATGTCGTTCAGCTCATGGTCGACTACCTCGCTCGCCCTGTCACTCATGAAGCATTTTTCAAGAAGTATGCTAgcaagaagttcttgaagg CTTCGATTCTTGCACGCCAATgggcaaagaagaatgcTGGCCTATTCGGCGTCCACGACGTTCATCTGAGCCTCGATGAGCTATCATAG
- a CDS encoding acetate kinase: MKVILAINAGSSSVKISVYTADKNAEPHQIAEASIGGLTAPPATLAYTRRGEKVVKAKEVAESVKNQEDAFDLLLKTFIDDNELNEISSKEDIAIASHRIVHGGDYDRSQVITQDAYHHLEELSDLAPLHNGVALSIVDTCISALPRTINVACFDSQFHTTIPPHIYTYPIDPKIAKSNRLRKYGFHGISYAFITRAVAQYLEKDVDSLNMIALHLGSGASACAIKGGKSWDTSMGLTPLAGLPGATRSGSVDPSLVFHYASDVGKLSPASTKHLHISRAEEILNKESGWKSMTGTTNFGVVAESDEPTHRLAFEIFVDRIAGFIGSYFVTLEGRVDALVFAGGIGEHSAKLRSAVVERVACLGFALDDASNQEPIKDVVQELGKRDARQRVLVCQTDEQLEMARLCAEKEDIWE, translated from the exons ATGAAGGTCATTCTCGCCATCAATGCCGGCTCCAGCTCGGTCAAGATCTCGGTTTATACCGCAGATAAGAACGCAGAACCTCATCAAATCGCAGAAGCCTCAATCGGAGGATTGACTGCCCCACCAGCTACGCTTGCTTATACGCGTCGCGGTGAGAAGGTGGTCAAGGCGAAAGAGGTTGCCGAAAGTGTCAAGAATCAAGAGGATGCTTTcgaccttctcctcaagacATTCATTGATGACAATGAGCTCAATGAGATCTCTTCAAAGGAGGACATTGCCATCGCCAGCCACCGCATCGTTCATGGCGGAGACTATGATCGGTCGCAAGTCATCACCCAAGATGCCTATCACCAccttgaagagctcagcGACTTGGCACCACTCCACAATGGCGTCGCCTTGAGCATAGTCGATACTTGCATCAGCGCGCTGCCCAGGACCATCAACGTCGCCTGTTTCGACTCGCAATTCCATACAACTATTCCTCCACACATCTACACCTATCCCATCGACCCAAAGATCGCCAAGAGTAATCGCTTACGCAAGTACGGGTTTCACGGAATCAGTTATGCATTCATCACAAGAGCCGTGGCCCAGTATCTTGAAAAAGACGTCGACAGCTTAAACATGATCGCTTTGCACCTCGGCAGCGGTGCCAGCGCCTGCGCCATCAAGGGCGGCAAGAGTTGGGATACGAGCATGGGGCTTACACCGTTGGCGGGCCTTCCTGGAGCGACTCGAAGCGGCAGTGTTGATCCTAG TCTTGTCTTCCACTATGCCTCCGATGTGGGGAAACTCTCCCCTGCATCCACCAAACATCTTCACATTTCAAGGGCTGAAGAGATCCTCAATAAGGAGAGCGGCTGGAAGTCCATGACAGGCACCACCAACTTTGGCGTAGTTGCCGAGTCAGACGAACCCACCCACCGCCTGGCCTTTGAAATCTTTGTCGATCGCATTGCCGGCTTTATCGGCTCTTACTTCGTAACCCTCGAGGGTCGTGTCGACGCTTTGGTCTTCGCTGGCGGCATTGGAGAGCACAGCGCCAAGCTTCGATCTGCCGTCGTCGAGAGGGTTGCCTGCTTAGGCTTTGCCCTCGATGATGCTAGTAATCAGGAACCTATCAAGGATGTGGTCCAGGAACTCGGTAAACGCGATGCCAGGCAGCGGGTGCTCGTCTGTCAGACAGACGAGCAGCTGGAGATGGCCAGATTGTGTGCAGAAAAGGAGGATATATGGGAATAG
- a CDS encoding 50S ribosomal protein L2: protein MLQSGIQFAAARQSALRMALGRSLPRTYATIRRSNETTASPKELAENPESQSAILRVYKPRTPGVRHLKRPINDHLWKGRPFLPLTFPKKGQAKGGRNVSGRITVRHRGGGAKRRIRTVDFLRNRPGPHLVERIEYDPGRSAHIALVTEKATGRHTYILAADGLRSGDIVHSYRAGIPQDLLDSMGGIIDPGILAAKTAFRGNCLPMHMIPVGTTVFAVGSAARRGAVFCRSAGTSAVVVNKNEETKDDGTRVMTGKYVEVRLQSGEVRRVSKDACATIGVASNIHHHYRQLGKAGRSRWLNIRPTVRGVAMNKVDHPHGGGRGKSKGNRHPVSPWGVPTKSGYKTRRKHNRNKWVVVPRPRNNGKRRDKAN, encoded by the exons ATGCTTCAGTCCGGCATTCAATTTGCTGCTGCGCGGCAGAGCGCTTTGCGCATGGCTCTGGGCCGATCGCTCCCACGAACATATGCAACTATCAGACGTTCTAACGAGACCACCGCCAGCCCGAAGGAACTCGCCGAGAACCCTGAGAGTCAATCCGCCATCTTGCGAGTCTATAAGCCCCGAACACCTGGTGTGAGACATCTCAAGCGACCTATCAACGATCATCTATGGAAAGGACGACCTTTCCTTCCCTTAACATTCCCGAAGAAGGGCCAAGCAAAGGGTGGCCGAAATGTGTCTGGTAGGATCACCGTGCGACACCGAGGCGGCGGtgcgaagagaagaataagaaCGGTCGACTTCCTCCGCAACCGACCAGGACCTCACCTGGTGGAACGCATTGAATACGACCCAGGACGGAGTGCGCACATTGCTCTTGTCACTGAGAAGGCTACCGGACGTCACACTTACATTCTTGCCGCTGATGGTTTGAGGTCTGGGGATATTGTGCACAGCTACCGTGCCGGTattcctcaagatctgcttgACAGCATGGGTGGTATTATTGATCCTGGTATTCTAGCTGCAAAGACTGCCTTCCGTGGTAATTGTCTACCTATGCACATGATTCCTGTCGGTACTACAGTATTTGCTGTAGGATCCGCAGCTAGACGTGGCGCCGTATTTTGTCGTAGTGCCGGCACCTCAGCTGTGGTTGTCAACAAGAACGAGGAGACGAAAGACGACGGTACTAGGGTCATGACCGGCAAGTACGTTGAAGTTAGACTCCAGAGCGGTGAAGTTCGACGAGTTAGCAAGGACGCTTGTGCGACGATTGGCGTGGCTAGCAACATCCACCACCACTATCGCCAGCTGGGCAAGGCTGGACGAAGCCGGTGGCTCAACATTCGACCTACAGTCCGTGGTGTTGCCATGAACAAGG TCGACCATCCTCATGGTGGTGGTAGAGGTAAATCGAAGGGTAATCGTCACCCTGTCTCTCCTTGGGGTGTTCCT ACCAAGAGTGGTTACAAGACCCGACGCAAGCACAACAGAAACAAGTGGGTTGTGGTacctcgacctcgaaacAACGGAAAGCGCCGAGACAAGGCCAATTAA